A single region of the Changchengzhania lutea genome encodes:
- a CDS encoding Nramp family divalent metal transporter: MISKIKNLGPGLLFAGAAIGVSHLVQSTRAGADFGLGLLWALLLVNIFKYPFFQFGPRYATATGESLLEGYHKLGRSVLVAYYVLSFATMFTIQTAVTIVTAGLASTLFGDFGPFYIGSKLISSIEIWTLIILFICLTMLMIGKYKLLDNLMKVIIITLTISTVVAVSIALCNTTEPVSFKQILPSNSVEIAFLIAFMGWMPAPLDISVWHSLWAIEKNKDTNKYNPKSALFDFNIGYVSTIFIGIGFLLLGALVMFNSGKTFSASAGQFSSQLIHMYTASLGNWSYIIIGIAVFTTMFSTTLTTLDASPRAMEKTTQLLFNKSVPLNYGFWIVLLVLGTIFIFVFLASEMGLLIKIATILSFITAPFYSIINYKLISSKHTPADWRPSKWLHVLSCLGVAFLIGFSIWYLSIL, encoded by the coding sequence ATGATTTCTAAGATAAAAAATCTAGGTCCAGGTTTATTATTTGCAGGTGCCGCGATTGGCGTGTCCCATTTAGTGCAATCAACCAGAGCAGGTGCCGATTTTGGCCTAGGTCTACTATGGGCGTTACTGCTCGTTAATATTTTCAAATATCCATTTTTTCAATTTGGCCCGCGCTATGCCACTGCTACTGGAGAGAGCTTATTGGAAGGATATCACAAATTAGGCAGAAGCGTTTTAGTAGCTTATTACGTGCTCTCCTTTGCCACGATGTTTACCATTCAAACTGCTGTTACCATTGTGACTGCAGGTTTAGCCTCAACCTTATTTGGCGACTTTGGGCCTTTTTATATTGGAAGCAAATTAATTTCAAGTATTGAAATATGGACGCTTATCATTCTTTTTATTTGCTTAACGATGTTGATGATTGGTAAATACAAGTTGCTGGACAACTTAATGAAAGTGATCATTATCACACTGACAATAAGCACCGTTGTGGCTGTTTCAATAGCATTATGTAATACGACAGAACCCGTTTCATTTAAACAAATACTCCCGAGTAATTCAGTAGAAATCGCATTTTTAATCGCCTTTATGGGTTGGATGCCAGCCCCATTAGATATCTCGGTATGGCACTCACTTTGGGCTATTGAAAAAAACAAAGACACCAATAAATATAACCCTAAATCTGCTTTATTCGATTTTAATATTGGCTATGTCAGTACTATTTTCATAGGCATAGGTTTTCTTTTGTTAGGGGCATTGGTGATGTTCAATAGTGGTAAAACCTTCAGTGCTTCGGCTGGTCAATTTTCATCACAATTGATACATATGTATACGGCAAGCTTAGGAAATTGGTCCTATATCATTATCGGTATTGCCGTATTTACCACTATGTTTAGTACGACACTTACCACGCTCGATGCTTCGCCAAGAGCTATGGAAAAGACAACACAATTGCTTTTTAATAAAAGCGTACCATTAAATTATGGCTTTTGGATTGTACTACTCGTATTAGGTACCATTTTCATCTTTGTATTTTTGGCATCCGAAATGGGATTGTTAATAAAAATCGCCACTATCCTCTCATTTATCACGGCACCATTTTATTCCATAATCAACTATAAACTCATTTCTAGCAAGCATACTCCCGCAGATTGGAGACCTTCAAAATGGCTGCATGTGTTAAGCTGTTTAGGGGTTGCTTTTTTAATCGGTTTTAGCATCTGGTACCTGAGTATTTTGTAA
- a CDS encoding RNA polymerase sigma factor, which produces MEIEEAIKRAKANDQKAFNHLLNSYWDYVYGFQLKRIQNENDAEDITIQTFSKAFDKIQSFDEKYAFKTWLIAISKNIHIDLLRKEKHSITQNISENHKKAYQILDESPSAEDKLITEQHLAKLLRDIKLLKPHYQEVINLRYFQELSYKEISEELNEPMNNVKVKLLRAKKLLAEIIQEKNDF; this is translated from the coding sequence TTGGAAATAGAAGAAGCCATTAAGCGTGCTAAAGCAAATGACCAAAAGGCATTTAATCATTTATTAAATTCGTACTGGGATTATGTTTATGGTTTTCAATTAAAGCGGATTCAGAACGAAAATGATGCTGAAGATATTACCATTCAAACCTTCTCTAAAGCCTTTGATAAAATTCAGTCCTTTGATGAAAAATATGCGTTCAAAACCTGGCTGATTGCTATTTCTAAAAACATTCATATTGATTTACTTCGGAAAGAAAAGCATTCAATTACTCAAAACATTTCTGAAAATCACAAAAAGGCATATCAAATTTTAGATGAATCGCCTTCGGCTGAAGATAAGTTAATTACGGAACAGCATTTGGCTAAATTATTAAGAGATATAAAACTCTTAAAGCCACATTATCAAGAGGTTATCAATTTGCGTTACTTTCAAGAATTGAGTTACAAAGAGATTTCTGAAGAACTTAACGAGCCGATGAATAACGTAAAAGTCAAACTTTTGCGCGCTAAAAAACTTCTTGCCGAAATTATCCAGGAAAAAAATGATTTCTAA
- a CDS encoding glycosyltransferase: MAVLDLLFYTFIVVVSIQVFYYIFIFGRFAFLKVHEQPSKNLPVSIIICAKNEAENLQVFLPSIISQDYQNFEIVLINDASKDKTLKVINEFKASHQNIKVVDVISNEAFWGNKKYALTLGIKASSHDTLIFTDADCKPVSNQWLKEMTAHFDTHKSIVLGYGTYAKVKNSFLNKLIRYETLITAIQYFSFAKIGIPYMGVGRNLAYTKKEFFDANGFITHMKVRSGDDDLFINQVANSTNTTICFSPNSFTESLPKTTYKSWFTQKRRHVSTAKYYKGIHKFLLALIYISKILFWILAVLLLLISFKTLAVIALILFMLLIQYIIVGCSSKKLGETDVLILLPILEIFLIVAQLTIFIKNLISKPNHWK, translated from the coding sequence ATGGCGGTTCTTGACCTTTTGTTCTACACCTTTATTGTTGTAGTTTCTATTCAAGTTTTTTACTATATTTTTATCTTCGGAAGGTTTGCTTTTTTAAAAGTGCACGAACAGCCTTCAAAAAATTTACCTGTTTCCATAATTATCTGCGCTAAAAATGAAGCCGAAAATCTTCAGGTTTTTTTACCATCTATAATCTCCCAAGACTATCAAAATTTTGAGATTGTTTTAATTAATGATGCTTCAAAAGATAAAACCCTGAAGGTTATAAATGAATTTAAAGCATCTCATCAAAATATCAAAGTGGTTGATGTTATCAGTAATGAAGCGTTCTGGGGTAATAAAAAATACGCACTAACCCTTGGTATAAAAGCCTCATCTCATGACACCTTAATTTTTACAGACGCCGATTGCAAACCTGTTTCAAATCAATGGTTAAAAGAGATGACCGCTCATTTTGATACGCACAAATCCATTGTATTAGGATATGGGACCTATGCAAAAGTCAAGAATTCCTTTCTTAACAAACTCATTCGTTATGAAACCCTAATTACAGCTATTCAGTATTTTTCATTTGCGAAAATCGGGATTCCCTATATGGGTGTTGGCAGAAATCTAGCATATACCAAAAAAGAATTTTTTGATGCTAACGGTTTCATCACGCACATGAAAGTGCGGTCTGGTGATGATGATTTATTTATAAATCAAGTAGCCAACAGCACCAATACTACCATCTGTTTTTCACCGAATAGTTTTACAGAATCCTTACCTAAAACCACATATAAAAGTTGGTTTACACAAAAGAGGCGGCATGTTTCTACAGCCAAATATTACAAAGGCATTCATAAATTTTTACTTGCGTTAATCTACATTTCAAAAATATTGTTTTGGATACTTGCTGTTTTACTGTTGCTCATTTCTTTTAAAACCCTGGCCGTAATTGCCTTGATTCTTTTCATGTTGCTAATACAATATATTATCGTCGGGTGTTCCTCTAAAAAATTAGGTGAGACAGATGTTTTAATTTTACTTCCTATATTAGAAATATTCCTAATTGTTGCGCAATTAACTATCTTTATAAAGAATCTCATCTCAAAACCCAATCATTGGAAATAG
- a CDS encoding membrane or secreted protein → MKLLLITFILLGIGIAGIAIKIWAKKDGKFAGTCASQNPMLNKNGDACGFCGKPPEEFSNCNEPEHS, encoded by the coding sequence ATGAAACTCTTATTAATCACATTTATTCTATTAGGTATCGGTATTGCTGGCATTGCAATCAAAATTTGGGCAAAAAAAGACGGTAAATTTGCTGGTACCTGTGCGAGTCAAAATCCTATGTTAAATAAAAACGGAGATGCTTGTGGGTTTTGCGGAAAACCACCTGAAGAGTTTTCTAATTGTAATGAACCTGAACATTCATAG
- a CDS encoding anti-sigma factor: protein MKEKINAFLSSGLLEKYLIGETNFGETTLVETNIAKYPEVQNAYNTLQYNLEVVAKSNAVEAPKHVLNNILDELDDAPVISLKKSKKYKSWYKYSIAASIATLIFAGTSYLFYTQNQKLAQENQIVVEEIFDLRDDIESNNKKLDDVMYQFQQLNNPETYKYIMQGNSRAKDLKTVAYINPIEKTSLIDVVSLPQLPEEQCYQIWADLQGKMVSLGILSESDRQLRAIPYTENALALNITIEPKGGNTTASLENTVAAINLQ from the coding sequence ATGAAAGAGAAGATAAATGCTTTTTTAAGCTCTGGTCTTTTAGAAAAATATCTAATAGGTGAGACTAATTTTGGCGAAACTACATTAGTTGAAACCAATATTGCTAAATATCCAGAAGTACAAAACGCCTATAATACGCTGCAATACAACTTAGAGGTTGTTGCAAAAAGTAATGCTGTTGAAGCACCTAAACACGTTTTGAATAATATTTTAGACGAATTAGACGATGCTCCCGTAATATCTTTAAAGAAATCTAAGAAATATAAGTCTTGGTATAAATATAGTATTGCCGCAAGTATTGCTACTTTAATTTTTGCTGGCACATCCTATTTATTTTATACTCAAAATCAAAAACTGGCACAAGAAAATCAAATTGTTGTAGAAGAAATTTTTGATTTGCGTGATGATATTGAGTCTAATAATAAAAAATTAGACGATGTGATGTATCAATTTCAGCAGCTTAACAATCCCGAAACCTATAAGTACATCATGCAAGGTAATAGCCGTGCAAAAGACTTAAAAACAGTTGCCTATATAAACCCTATTGAAAAAACATCGTTGATTGATGTGGTTTCCTTACCACAATTACCTGAAGAACAATGTTACCAAATTTGGGCAGATTTACAAGGTAAAATGGTAAGTTTAGGCATCCTAAGTGAATCTGATAGACAGCTAAGGGCCATTCCATATACTGAAAATGCTTTGGCTTTAAATATTACCATAGAACCAAAAGGAGGAAATACAACAGCTTCTCTAGAAAACACTGTAGCTGCTATTAACCTGCAATAA
- a CDS encoding RNA polymerase sigma factor produces the protein MIAPIEKEIVTLLAHGDKKAITLLYDNYADSLYGVIQKIITDEEVAQDVLQETFVKIWRYAKKYDSSKAKLFTWLYRIAYNTAIDKVRSLKNKTEKEVQIDTSSVYKITTNSLNQDVLDIQKHLGSLDEKYQIVINALFFEGMTQQEASEELDIPLGTIKSRLKIGLRELKKIYNP, from the coding sequence TTGATAGCACCCATTGAAAAAGAAATAGTTACCCTTCTAGCCCATGGCGATAAAAAAGCCATTACGCTTTTATATGACAACTATGCAGACTCGCTTTATGGTGTCATCCAAAAAATTATAACAGACGAGGAGGTCGCCCAAGATGTGCTTCAAGAAACCTTTGTAAAAATATGGCGTTACGCAAAAAAATACGATAGTTCAAAAGCTAAATTATTCACATGGTTGTATAGAATTGCATATAACACGGCCATCGATAAAGTTAGATCTTTAAAAAACAAAACTGAGAAAGAAGTCCAAATCGATACTTCATCCGTATATAAGATAACAACCAACTCTTTAAACCAAGATGTTCTAGACATTCAAAAACATTTAGGAAGTTTAGATGAGAAATATCAAATTGTAATTAATGCGCTTTTCTTTGAAGGGATGACGCAGCAAGAAGCAAGTGAAGAATTAGACATTCCGTTGGGAACTATAAAATCAAGATTAAAAATTGGGTTACGTGAATTGAAAAAAATTTATAATCCTTAA
- the murB gene encoding UDP-N-acetylmuramate dehydrogenase — protein sequence MHIVENKSLKSYNTFSIDAIANHFVSVNSIQDLKAVLNLEGYPEKLILGGGSNMLLTKDQESLVIHVNIKGISVISEDDRFAIVKANAGENWHEFVLFCLEHNLGGVENLSLIPGNVGTAPIQNIGAYGVELKDSFVSCEAISLETMSIDTFSKNDCKFGYRDSIFKNEGKGKYIVTSVTFKLSKQNHKLHINYGTISNQLGVMHITEPTIQEVSKAVISIRESKLPNPKDIGNSGSFFKNPVVSKAKYESLITNFSDIPSYTISENEIKIPAGWLIEKAGFKGKRFGACGVHKKQALVLVNYGGAKGSEILELSKLIQKTVDIIFGIFIEAEVNIL from the coding sequence GTGCATATAGTTGAAAATAAATCTTTAAAATCATATAATACATTTAGTATTGATGCTATAGCAAACCATTTTGTATCGGTAAATTCTATTCAAGATTTGAAAGCCGTTTTGAATTTAGAAGGCTATCCCGAAAAACTTATTCTTGGTGGTGGTAGTAACATGTTACTTACTAAAGATCAAGAATCGCTTGTGATACATGTTAATATCAAAGGCATTTCAGTTATTTCTGAAGATGACCGTTTTGCTATCGTAAAAGCGAATGCAGGCGAAAATTGGCATGAATTTGTACTGTTTTGTTTAGAACATAATCTTGGAGGTGTAGAAAACTTATCATTAATTCCTGGTAATGTCGGTACCGCACCTATTCAAAATATTGGCGCTTATGGCGTTGAATTAAAAGATTCATTTGTATCATGCGAAGCCATCTCTTTGGAAACAATGTCCATTGATACCTTCTCAAAAAATGATTGCAAATTTGGCTATAGAGATTCTATATTTAAAAATGAGGGCAAAGGGAAATATATAGTAACGAGTGTAACTTTTAAGCTCTCAAAACAGAATCACAAATTACATATAAACTACGGCACTATTAGTAATCAACTTGGCGTTATGCATATCACAGAACCTACTATTCAAGAGGTTTCAAAAGCTGTGATTAGCATTAGAGAGAGTAAATTACCAAATCCCAAAGATATTGGAAATAGTGGTAGTTTTTTTAAAAATCCGGTGGTTTCAAAAGCCAAATACGAATCATTGATTACTAATTTTTCCGATATTCCTAGTTATACTATATCTGAAAATGAAATAAAAATTCCGGCAGGATGGCTTATTGAAAAAGCAGGTTTTAAAGGGAAACGTTTTGGAGCATGCGGCGTTCATAAAAAGCAAGCCTTGGTACTGGTTAATTATGGAGGTGCAAAAGGATCAGAAATCCTTGAGCTCTCAAAATTGATTCAAAAAACGGTTGATATTATTTTCGGTATTTTTATTGAAGCTGAAGTAAATATTCTATAA
- a CDS encoding pyridoxal phosphate-dependent aminotransferase, whose translation MPTISKKGHLMPQSPIRKLVPYAEKAYKQGKTVYHLNIGQPDIKTPEIALNAIKEFSLEILAYTRSEGSESYRMKIAAYYKKNNVQVTHDDIIVTTGGSEALLFAFGSIMDADDEIIIPEPFYANYNGFSTASGVNIVPVISKIEDNFALPPIEEFEKLITPKTKAILICNPGNPTGYLYSKAEIEKLAAIVKKHDLFLIADEVYREFTYDGNRHYSIMEEAGLENHAIMIDSVSKRYSMCGARIGCLVSKNKSVINTALKFAQARLSPPTLAQIASEAALETPQSYFDDVISEYVERRNTLIEELQKIEGVKVAKPKGAFYCIAELPITNSDDFAQWLLEDFSIDNETIMVAPAGGFYSTPGVGLNQIRIAYVLKKESLVRAVHILKEALKVYKN comes from the coding sequence ATGCCAACTATTTCAAAAAAAGGGCACCTGATGCCTCAATCGCCTATCAGAAAATTGGTTCCTTATGCTGAAAAGGCGTACAAACAAGGCAAAACAGTTTATCACTTAAACATCGGTCAACCCGATATTAAGACGCCAGAAATAGCTCTAAATGCTATAAAAGAGTTTTCATTAGAAATTTTGGCCTATACACGTTCTGAAGGGTCAGAGTCCTATAGAATGAAAATAGCAGCGTATTATAAAAAGAATAATGTTCAAGTTACCCATGATGATATTATAGTTACTACTGGAGGTAGTGAAGCGCTCCTTTTTGCTTTTGGAAGTATTATGGATGCGGATGACGAAATTATAATCCCTGAACCATTTTATGCTAATTATAACGGCTTCTCAACAGCTTCTGGTGTAAATATCGTACCGGTAATTTCAAAAATTGAGGATAACTTTGCCTTACCTCCTATTGAAGAATTCGAAAAACTTATTACTCCAAAAACCAAAGCCATATTAATCTGTAATCCAGGTAACCCTACCGGCTACTTATATTCTAAAGCAGAAATTGAAAAACTTGCAGCCATCGTAAAAAAACATGATTTGTTTTTAATTGCAGATGAAGTATACCGTGAGTTTACATACGATGGTAACAGGCACTATTCTATAATGGAAGAAGCAGGACTGGAAAATCATGCGATTATGATAGACTCCGTTTCAAAACGCTATAGCATGTGTGGTGCCAGAATAGGCTGTTTGGTTTCAAAAAATAAAAGTGTTATCAATACGGCTCTTAAATTCGCACAAGCCAGATTAAGTCCGCCAACCTTAGCACAAATTGCTAGTGAAGCGGCGCTTGAAACGCCACAGAGTTATTTTGATGATGTTATTTCAGAGTATGTTGAGCGAAGAAACACCCTTATTGAGGAACTGCAAAAAATAGAAGGTGTTAAAGTCGCTAAACCAAAAGGAGCGTTTTATTGCATAGCAGAACTACCTATCACTAATTCTGATGACTTTGCGCAATGGTTACTTGAAGACTTTAGTATAGATAACGAAACGATAATGGTGGCACCGGCAGGTGGGTTTTATTCCACACCTGGAGTAGGTTTAAACCAAATTAGAATTGCTTACGTACTTAAAAAAGAAAGTTTGGTTAGAGCTGTTCATATTTTAAAAGAAGCTCTTAAAGTATATAAAAACTAG
- a CDS encoding aspartyl protease family protein, which yields MKKLIVGIILLFFVTNLLFSQGNFVIQNKKTTSKIKFKLINNLIILPVEVNGVTLSFLLDTGVSKPILFNFLNITDTLKIKNSETIYLQGLGKGEAVEALRSSNNIFKIGDAINLNQELYAIYDNNLSFAPRLGVPVHGIIGFDVFKNMVVHINYVKQHIKLTESDKYEYRNCKNCESLSLEFYNNKPYVNATVQIEKKTIPIKLLIDSGGSDSLWLFENDSLGIGSSDKHFYDFLGHGLSGSIYGKRSKVQAFSLKSFVLHDANVAYPDSLSITLAKRFKGRNGSLAGNILKRFHVVFDYRRAKITLKKNSKFNEKFRYNKSGIELSHDGFRLIKERDDGEINLSAIPSVRSDNVPNSNKIVLDARYKIVLKPAYAIVELRENSPAQISGLTIGDIILEVNGVSTHKMSLQQVMDLFYGEIGKHMKLKVDRDGLILGFDFYLEDLFK from the coding sequence ATGAAAAAACTTATTGTTGGTATAATTCTTCTTTTTTTTGTGACCAATTTATTGTTCTCACAAGGAAATTTTGTTATTCAAAATAAAAAAACGACTAGCAAAATTAAATTTAAACTCATTAATAATTTAATTATTTTACCTGTAGAGGTTAATGGGGTTACTTTATCATTCTTATTAGATACCGGTGTGAGCAAGCCTATTCTATTTAATTTTTTAAATATTACGGACACACTAAAAATTAAGAATAGTGAAACGATTTATCTACAAGGCTTAGGAAAGGGTGAGGCTGTAGAAGCCTTAAGGTCCAGTAATAATATTTTTAAAATTGGTGATGCTATTAATTTGAACCAGGAACTCTATGCTATTTACGATAATAATTTAAGTTTCGCGCCTAGATTGGGAGTTCCTGTTCATGGCATCATAGGATTTGATGTTTTTAAAAATATGGTTGTTCACATTAATTATGTTAAACAACATATTAAACTCACAGAATCTGACAAATATGAGTACAGGAATTGTAAAAATTGTGAATCTCTTAGTTTGGAATTTTATAATAATAAACCTTATGTTAATGCCACGGTTCAGATTGAAAAAAAGACGATTCCCATTAAACTTCTCATCGATTCCGGAGGGAGCGATTCCTTATGGTTATTTGAAAATGATTCCTTAGGAATTGGTTCTAGTGATAAACATTTCTATGATTTTCTAGGTCACGGACTTAGCGGGAGTATTTATGGCAAGCGTTCAAAAGTTCAAGCTTTTTCACTTAAGAGTTTTGTTTTGCATGATGCCAACGTTGCTTATCCAGATTCATTGTCAATCACATTAGCTAAAAGGTTTAAAGGTCGAAATGGAAGTTTAGCTGGTAATATTTTAAAACGATTTCATGTGGTTTTCGACTATAGGCGAGCAAAAATAACGTTAAAGAAAAATAGCAAGTTCAATGAGAAATTTCGTTATAATAAAAGTGGTATTGAACTTTCGCATGATGGTTTTAGATTGATAAAAGAGCGAGATGATGGTGAGATCAATCTTAGTGCAATACCATCAGTTAGAAGTGATAATGTGCCCAACAGTAATAAAATTGTTCTCGATGCACGTTATAAAATTGTTCTAAAACCAGCTTATGCAATTGTGGAGCTAAGGGAAAATTCACCAGCGCAGATATCTGGTTTGACTATTGGAGACATTATTTTGGAAGTCAATGGTGTTTCAACTCATAAAATGAGTCTACAGCAAGTTATGGATTTATTTTATGGGGAGATAGGAAAGCATATGAAACTTAAAGTGGATAGAGATGGACTAATCCTAGGCTTTGATTTCTACTTGGAAGATTTATTCAAATAA
- a CDS encoding DUF1573 domain-containing protein, translating into MKQLITILFIGLISFSINAQDKVAKIEFKSDTIDYGTIEKGSNGVRVFEFTNTGDAPLIISKVTSSCGCTIPKKPEGAILPGATGEIEVKYDTNRVNPIRKTITVISNAETPTVALKIKGLVVDSAKTSVLDKKEKSIVQQ; encoded by the coding sequence ATGAAACAATTAATTACAATTTTATTTATCGGGCTTATCAGTTTTTCTATTAACGCTCAAGATAAAGTAGCAAAAATAGAGTTTAAATCTGATACTATTGATTATGGAACTATCGAGAAAGGTTCTAATGGTGTGAGAGTTTTTGAGTTCACAAATACTGGTGATGCTCCTTTAATTATATCTAAAGTGACTTCAAGTTGCGGATGTACGATTCCTAAAAAACCTGAAGGTGCTATTTTACCTGGCGCCACTGGAGAGATTGAAGTGAAGTATGATACTAATAGAGTAAATCCCATTAGAAAAACCATTACGGTCATTTCTAATGCAGAAACGCCTACGGTTGCCTTAAAAATTAAAGGTCTAGTTGTAGATTCCGCAAAAACCAGTGTACTTGATAAAAAGGAAAAAAGTATCGTACAGCAATAA